A section of the Triplophysa rosa unplaced genomic scaffold, Trosa_1v2 scaffold17_ERROPOS2993530, whole genome shotgun sequence genome encodes:
- the tfeb gene encoding transcription factor EB isoform X2, with protein MSSRIGLRLQLMRDQMQQEEQRERERQQQQAAAMHYMQQRMPGPPTPSPAISAPSHFQSPMQVPVEVLKVQTHLENPTDYHIRQSQRQQVKEYLSTTYASKQAVHAVANLVQPSPPTMAQCQTGTVQPPLLSPCMRTEQLMTSAGNSAPNSPMAMLNIGSSHENEMDEVIDDIISLQSSYDDIQAYIDPVMQMPNTLPLSSSHLDVYTGPGMTRPGVAMASNSCPANLAIKREISDARVMAKERQKKDNHNLIERRRRFNINDRIKELGTMIPKTNDLDVRWNKGTILRASVEYIKRMQKDAQRTREVENNFKRMEMANKQLWFRIQELERQAQMHGLPNSSPSGLNNVELLNPFVKQENSPEENHLQHQPHLPPHYPQHQGQPQPRPHNQLHQHQHLHPQPPLQYPAVGSSQHFDYAQSLDLCDGGIPGYQDAMGGMGDLGSLVGGLASMGKKSELGFLLMDEALSPLGGDPLLSAMSPEASVDSSRRSSFSIEDSDIL; from the exons ATGTCATCGCGCATTGGCCTGCGCCTGCAGCTCATGCGGGACCAGATGCAGCAGGAGGAACAGCGGGAGCGGGAGAGGCAGCAACAACAGGCAGCAGCCATGCATTACATGCAACAGCGCATGCCAGGCCCACCCACGCCCTCGCCTGCCATCAGCGCGCCATCTCACTTCCAGTCACCCATGCAGGTCCCTGTTGAAGTTCTAAAG GTGCAGACTCACCTCGAAAACCCCACGGACTACCACATCCGGCAGTCTCAGCGGCAGCAGGTCAAAGAATACCTGTCCACAACCTACGCCTCCAAGCAAGCAGTTCACGCTGTAGCAAACTTGGTGCAGCCCTCTCCACCCACCATGGCCCAGTGTCAGACAGGAACCGTCCAACCTCCCCTACTGTCCCCTTGTATGCGCACAGAGCAGCTCATGACCTCTGCTGGAAACAGCGCACCCAACAGTCCCATGGCAATGCTCAACATTGGCTCCAGTCATGAGAATGAG atGGATGAGGTtattgatgacatcatcagcctGCAGTCCAGTTATGATGACATCCAGGCTTATATTGACCCTGTGATGCAGATGCCAAATACA CTCCCACTATCTAGCAGTCATTTGGACGTGTACACGGGGCCAGGTATGACCAGACCAGGAGTCGCCATGGCCAGCAACTCTTGCCCTGCCAATCTGGCCATCAAGAGGGAGATTTCAG ATGCCCGTGTCATGGCTAAAGAGAGACAGAAGAAAGACAACCACAACTTGA TTGAAAGGAGGAGAAGATTTAATATTAATGATCGAATTAAGGAGCTGGGAACCATGATCCCCAAAACCAATGACTT GGATGTGCGCTGGAATAAAGGCACGATTCTGAGAGCCTCTGTGGAGTATATTAAACGCATGCAGAAGGACGCCCAGAGGACCCGAGAGGTGGAGAACAACTTCAAAAGGATGGAGATGGCAAACAAACAACTGTGGTTCCGCATTCAG GAACTTGAGAGGCAGGCCCAAATGCACGGGCTTCCCAACAGCTCTCCATCTGGCCTGAACAACGTCGAGCTTCTAAACCCCTTCGTCAAGCAGGAAAACAGCCCAGAAGAGAACCATCTCCAACATCAGCCCCACCTCCCCCCTCACTACCCCCAGCATCAAGGCCAGCCGCAGCCACGCCCCCACAACCAGCTCCATCAGCACCAGCACCTCCACCCTCAGCCCCCACTGCAATATCCGGCTGTGGGCAGCTCTCAGCACTTTGACTATGCCCAGTCACTGGACTTGTGTGACGGAGGCATTCCTGGATATCAGGATGCGATGGGGGGCATGGGGGATCTCGGCTCGTTGGTAGGAGGCCTTGCATCAATGGGAAAGAAGAGCGAGCTGGGCTTCTTACTGATGGATGAAGCCCTGTCGCCTTTGGGAGGAGACCCACTGCTATCCGCCATGTCCCCCGAAGCGTCTGTGGACAGCAGCCGTCGTAGCAGCTTTAGCATTGAGGATTCAGACATACTATGA
- the tfeb gene encoding transcription factor EB isoform X1: protein MSSRIGLRLQLMRDQMQQEEQRERERQQQQAAAMHYMQQRMPGPPTPSPAISAPSHFQSPMQVPVEVLKVQTHLENPTDYHIRQSQRQQVKEYLSTTYASKQAVHAVANLVQPSPPTMAQCQTGTVQPPLLSPCMRTEQLMTSAGNSAPNSPMAMLNIGSSHENEMDEVIDDIISLQSSYDDIQAYIDPVMQMPNTLPLSSSHLDVYTGPGMTRPGVAMASNSCPANLAIKREISATDARVMAKERQKKDNHNLIERRRRFNINDRIKELGTMIPKTNDLDVRWNKGTILRASVEYIKRMQKDAQRTREVENNFKRMEMANKQLWFRIQELERQAQMHGLPNSSPSGLNNVELLNPFVKQENSPEENHLQHQPHLPPHYPQHQGQPQPRPHNQLHQHQHLHPQPPLQYPAVGSSQHFDYAQSLDLCDGGIPGYQDAMGGMGDLGSLVGGLASMGKKSELGFLLMDEALSPLGGDPLLSAMSPEASVDSSRRSSFSIEDSDIL, encoded by the exons ATGTCATCGCGCATTGGCCTGCGCCTGCAGCTCATGCGGGACCAGATGCAGCAGGAGGAACAGCGGGAGCGGGAGAGGCAGCAACAACAGGCAGCAGCCATGCATTACATGCAACAGCGCATGCCAGGCCCACCCACGCCCTCGCCTGCCATCAGCGCGCCATCTCACTTCCAGTCACCCATGCAGGTCCCTGTTGAAGTTCTAAAG GTGCAGACTCACCTCGAAAACCCCACGGACTACCACATCCGGCAGTCTCAGCGGCAGCAGGTCAAAGAATACCTGTCCACAACCTACGCCTCCAAGCAAGCAGTTCACGCTGTAGCAAACTTGGTGCAGCCCTCTCCACCCACCATGGCCCAGTGTCAGACAGGAACCGTCCAACCTCCCCTACTGTCCCCTTGTATGCGCACAGAGCAGCTCATGACCTCTGCTGGAAACAGCGCACCCAACAGTCCCATGGCAATGCTCAACATTGGCTCCAGTCATGAGAATGAG atGGATGAGGTtattgatgacatcatcagcctGCAGTCCAGTTATGATGACATCCAGGCTTATATTGACCCTGTGATGCAGATGCCAAATACA CTCCCACTATCTAGCAGTCATTTGGACGTGTACACGGGGCCAGGTATGACCAGACCAGGAGTCGCCATGGCCAGCAACTCTTGCCCTGCCAATCTGGCCATCAAGAGGGAGATTTCAG CTACAGATGCCCGTGTCATGGCTAAAGAGAGACAGAAGAAAGACAACCACAACTTGA TTGAAAGGAGGAGAAGATTTAATATTAATGATCGAATTAAGGAGCTGGGAACCATGATCCCCAAAACCAATGACTT GGATGTGCGCTGGAATAAAGGCACGATTCTGAGAGCCTCTGTGGAGTATATTAAACGCATGCAGAAGGACGCCCAGAGGACCCGAGAGGTGGAGAACAACTTCAAAAGGATGGAGATGGCAAACAAACAACTGTGGTTCCGCATTCAG GAACTTGAGAGGCAGGCCCAAATGCACGGGCTTCCCAACAGCTCTCCATCTGGCCTGAACAACGTCGAGCTTCTAAACCCCTTCGTCAAGCAGGAAAACAGCCCAGAAGAGAACCATCTCCAACATCAGCCCCACCTCCCCCCTCACTACCCCCAGCATCAAGGCCAGCCGCAGCCACGCCCCCACAACCAGCTCCATCAGCACCAGCACCTCCACCCTCAGCCCCCACTGCAATATCCGGCTGTGGGCAGCTCTCAGCACTTTGACTATGCCCAGTCACTGGACTTGTGTGACGGAGGCATTCCTGGATATCAGGATGCGATGGGGGGCATGGGGGATCTCGGCTCGTTGGTAGGAGGCCTTGCATCAATGGGAAAGAAGAGCGAGCTGGGCTTCTTACTGATGGATGAAGCCCTGTCGCCTTTGGGAGGAGACCCACTGCTATCCGCCATGTCCCCCGAAGCGTCTGTGGACAGCAGCCGTCGTAGCAGCTTTAGCATTGAGGATTCAGACATACTATGA